A section of the bacterium genome encodes:
- a CDS encoding NAD-dependent epimerase/dehydratase family protein produces the protein MKILVTGGAGFIGSHIADRLIKEGHQVVIVDNLSTGKEENINPKAAFYNLDIRSKELEYVFKKEKPDCVDHHAAQMSVAVSMKKPVFDADVNILGVLNILQNCVKYNVKKLVFASSGGTVYGEAKNVPTTENEPFCPLSPYGISKLTTEYYLSFYNHEYNLPYVALRYGNVYGPRQDPHGEAGVVAIFIKAMLTGKTPTIFGKGDCVRDYVYVDDIVAANMLALNQNICGSFNIGTAKGTDVKEVFNALKHIIDFPKNCEYGPAREGDLKRSILSFDKAQKTLSWKPCVSLYKGFEGTVDFFRRNG, from the coding sequence ATGAAAATATTGGTAACAGGCGGAGCAGGATTTATAGGTTCGCATATTGCGGACAGATTGATTAAGGAAGGTCATCAGGTCGTAATAGTGGATAATCTCTCAACTGGAAAAGAGGAAAATATCAATCCAAAAGCGGCATTCTACAACCTTGATATCCGCAGTAAAGAACTGGAATATGTATTCAAAAAGGAAAAACCTGATTGCGTTGACCATCACGCTGCGCAGATGAGTGTTGCAGTGTCAATGAAGAAACCGGTTTTTGATGCGGACGTTAATATACTGGGAGTACTTAATATCCTGCAAAACTGCGTAAAATATAACGTAAAAAAACTGGTTTTCGCATCCTCAGGAGGAACCGTTTACGGAGAGGCAAAAAATGTCCCCACAACAGAAAACGAGCCATTCTGTCCGCTTTCCCCTTATGGAATTTCCAAGCTTACAACTGAATACTATCTTTCATTTTATAATCATGAATATAATCTTCCTTATGTAGCGTTACGATATGGAAATGTTTATGGTCCGCGTCAGGATCCGCATGGAGAAGCCGGTGTTGTAGCTATCTTTATAAAAGCCATGCTTACAGGTAAAACCCCGACAATATTCGGCAAAGGCGATTGCGTTAGAGATTATGTATATGTTGATGATATTGTTGCAGCCAATATGTTGGCCCTCAATCAGAATATATGCGGATCTTTCAATATAGGAACTGCCAAAGGGACAGATGTTAAGGAAGTATTTAATGCGTTAAAGCACATAATAGATTTTCCTAAAAATTGCGAGTATGGGCCAGCCAGAGAAGGAGACCTTAAACGAAGTATCTTATCCTTTGATAAAGCGCAAAAAACGCTTTCATGGAAACCATGTGTCAGCCTGTACAAAGGGTTTGAGGGAACGGTAGATTTCTTCAGAAGAAATGGGTAA
- a CDS encoding ABC transporter permease produces MGNYILRRLFGIIPLLLGISIITFSVIHLAPGKPTDLQTQLNPKISQQTRERLEKLYGLDKPLHVQYILWLKKIIRLDFGTSFTDGRSVRLKILETLPITLIINVLSITFILLIAIPVGIASATKQHSWFDRFSTVFVFVGFSMPSFWLALLLIILFSIKLGWLPISGLHSLNYDQMSYFQRLTDFGKHLIIPVFIGAFGGIAGMSRYMRSNMLEVLNQDYIRTARAKGLSEFRVVYKHALKNAVIPLITILGLSVPGLIGGSVIIESIFAIPGMGRLFFQSAMSRDYPVIMGILTMGAVLTLIGNLLADICYGVADPRIKHGKN; encoded by the coding sequence ATGGGTAATTATATACTCAGACGTTTATTCGGCATTATCCCGCTTCTCTTAGGCATAAGCATAATTACCTTCTCAGTAATACACCTTGCGCCAGGCAAACCGACAGACCTTCAGACACAACTCAACCCTAAAATATCCCAACAAACAAGAGAGAGGCTGGAAAAACTATACGGACTGGATAAACCTCTGCATGTTCAGTATATTTTATGGCTTAAAAAAATAATCCGCCTTGATTTCGGGACATCCTTTACAGACGGCAGGTCTGTACGTTTAAAAATCTTAGAAACACTTCCTATAACTCTAATAATTAACGTATTATCAATCACATTTATACTCCTTATTGCAATACCTGTAGGTATTGCGTCAGCCACAAAACAGCATTCATGGTTTGACAGATTCTCAACAGTATTCGTATTCGTTGGTTTTTCAATGCCGTCATTCTGGCTTGCGCTGCTTCTTATCATTCTTTTTAGTATAAAACTCGGCTGGCTTCCTATTTCAGGGCTTCACTCATTGAATTATGACCAGATGAGTTATTTCCAAAGGCTGACTGACTTTGGCAAACATCTTATAATTCCTGTTTTTATAGGTGCATTTGGAGGAATTGCAGGTATGTCCAGATATATGAGATCAAATATGCTTGAAGTGCTGAATCAGGACTATATAAGAACAGCACGGGCAAAGGGCTTGAGCGAGTTTCGGGTCGTTTACAAACACGCCTTAAAGAACGCCGTAATACCTCTTATCACTATTCTAGGACTTTCTGTGCCGGGTCTAATTGGAGGAAGCGTTATTATAGAGAGCATATTTGCAATTCCCGGTATGGGCAGATTATTTTTTCAATCTGCAATGTCCAGAGACTATCCTGTTATAATGGGAATTCTTACTATGGGAGCAGTTCTTACACTAATCGGAAATCTACTTGCGGATATATGTTACGGTGTTGCTGATCCAAGGATAAAGCATGGAAAAAACTAA
- a CDS encoding ABC transporter permease, with amino-acid sequence MLLAKFKKNRLALFGIIIIFAMFFVGIFAPVLSPYNPNKINVDHIFLSPFQNNHILGTDGLGRDVLSRIIWGTRVSIKVGFVATGISIIIGILIGSIAGYYGRMVDSVLMRFVDMMLCFPSFFLILSVVAITKPCITNIMIIIGLTSWMGIARLVRGEFLSLKEREFTQAAKIMGASNMRIIFRHILPNAMAPVYVAATFGIAGAILTESALSFLGLGVQPPTSSWGNLLSTGKSTIEFAWWITAFPGLAILITVLSYNLLGEGLRDILDPRLDT; translated from the coding sequence ATGTTATTGGCTAAATTTAAAAAGAATAGGCTGGCTCTTTTTGGAATAATTATTATCTTTGCGATGTTCTTTGTCGGCATTTTTGCGCCTGTTCTATCACCATATAACCCAAATAAAATAAATGTAGATCATATATTCTTAAGCCCTTTTCAAAACAATCATATTCTTGGAACTGATGGCCTGGGCCGCGATGTGCTATCAAGAATAATATGGGGCACACGTGTATCCATTAAAGTAGGATTCGTAGCAACAGGTATTTCAATCATAATAGGCATTCTTATTGGATCCATTGCCGGATATTACGGTAGAATGGTTGATTCAGTCTTAATGAGATTCGTTGATATGATGCTCTGCTTTCCAAGCTTTTTCCTCATTCTGTCAGTTGTAGCAATAACAAAACCATGCATAACCAATATAATGATAATTATTGGCTTAACCAGTTGGATGGGCATTGCCAGGCTTGTTAGAGGAGAGTTTCTCTCTTTAAAAGAACGTGAATTTACTCAAGCGGCGAAGATAATGGGCGCAAGTAATATGAGAATTATCTTTCGCCATATCTTACCAAATGCAATGGCTCCTGTATATGTTGCCGCTACTTTTGGCATAGCTGGAGCAATACTTACAGAATCTGCCTTAAGCTTTCTGGGGCTAGGTGTCCAGCCGCCAACATCAAGCTGGGGGAATCTACTTTCAACAGGTAAATCAACAATAGAATTTGCATGGTGGATTACAGCATTTCCCGGACTTGCTATTCTTATAACAGTACTTAGTTATAACCTGTTAGGCGAAGGGCTGAGAGATATACTTGACCCAAGGCTTGACACATAA
- a CDS encoding PilZ domain-containing protein, whose product MITDRRKYQRFNVDLPVLCKKRVYFISYDGEKGRAKNISSGGALVFTKEDIPALTSLKLIIRLVNLKKEIKTVAQVVKSEPIWSGYKLNLKFIKISEKDKKILSKDYLVKSPSKILDSNE is encoded by the coding sequence ATGATTACGGATAGAAGGAAGTATCAAAGATTTAATGTAGATCTTCCTGTTTTATGTAAAAAAAGAGTGTACTTTATATCATATGATGGCGAGAAAGGCAGGGCTAAAAATATTAGTAGTGGTGGGGCGCTTGTATTTACAAAAGAGGATATTCCTGCTTTAACGTCTCTTAAATTAATAATACGTCTTGTGAATCTTAAAAAAGAGATTAAAACTGTTGCGCAAGTAGTAAAATCAGAACCAATATGGTCTGGATATAAGCTGAATTTAAAATTCATCAAGATTAGTGAAAAAGATAAAAAAATACTTAGCAAGGACTATCTTGTAAAGTCTCCTTCTAAAATCCTTGATAGCAATGAATAG